One Fundidesulfovibrio terrae genomic window carries:
- a CDS encoding glucose-6-phosphate isomerase, which translates to MSDNVLDWTSAYPKGVFPSAGQARLGAFVEKLATDLSGPEGGRLPFVNMPHWPSLKRDLEILKPRLKGFKHMLLLGIGGSALGPRALQKAFFPQQDQPGHTGPWLWIADNVDVPTLAAYFTKLPPKDTVVVAVSKSGGTIETTSQYFLACQWLKDSLGQDWKDHLVMVTGGEGFFHKESQKHGFTTLPVPTYMGGRYSVLSAVGLVPATFLGIDCDALVEGALSVSRPLFDTILSPKMLAAHPAWQLATWNWSIMDSGFTQLIFFCYVPKLATLGAWFGQLWAESLGKQGKGSMPLPAVGVTDQHSLQQMFLDGPRDKGCLFLTSDEAHPGLAFPDDIPAEFGFLRGKAMGDLLPAEALGSRMAMTQRGIPLVEARLGTCGEHECGRLMALLELSTLFTGWLMSIDPLDQPAVELGKRLAKARLGADGLVKEKAELAEFLAAQHQTTEF; encoded by the coding sequence ATGTCCGACAACGTGCTCGATTGGACCAGCGCCTACCCCAAGGGCGTCTTCCCAAGCGCGGGCCAGGCCCGGCTCGGGGCCTTCGTGGAAAAGCTCGCTACCGACCTCTCCGGCCCCGAGGGGGGGAGGCTGCCCTTCGTCAACATGCCCCATTGGCCGTCCCTGAAGAGGGACCTGGAGATACTCAAGCCCCGGCTCAAGGGGTTCAAGCACATGTTGCTCCTGGGCATCGGCGGTTCGGCTCTCGGGCCGCGCGCCCTGCAGAAGGCCTTCTTCCCGCAGCAGGACCAGCCCGGCCACACTGGCCCCTGGTTGTGGATCGCCGACAACGTGGATGTGCCCACCTTGGCCGCCTACTTCACCAAGCTGCCCCCCAAGGACACCGTGGTGGTGGCCGTCAGCAAGTCCGGCGGAACCATCGAGACCACCAGCCAATACTTCCTGGCCTGCCAGTGGCTGAAGGACAGCCTGGGCCAGGACTGGAAGGACCACCTGGTCATGGTCACGGGCGGCGAGGGCTTCTTCCACAAGGAGTCCCAGAAGCACGGCTTCACCACGTTGCCCGTGCCCACCTACATGGGCGGCCGTTATTCGGTGCTCTCGGCCGTGGGCCTGGTCCCGGCGACGTTTTTGGGCATCGACTGCGACGCCCTGGTGGAGGGGGCGCTTAGCGTGTCGCGCCCGCTCTTCGACACCATCCTCTCGCCCAAGATGCTGGCCGCGCACCCTGCCTGGCAGCTGGCCACCTGGAACTGGTCCATCATGGACTCCGGGTTCACCCAGTTGATCTTCTTCTGCTACGTGCCGAAACTGGCCACCCTGGGGGCCTGGTTCGGGCAGCTCTGGGCCGAGAGCCTGGGCAAGCAGGGCAAGGGCTCCATGCCGCTTCCGGCCGTGGGCGTCACCGACCAGCACTCCCTGCAGCAGATGTTTTTGGACGGCCCCCGCGACAAGGGCTGCCTGTTCCTCACCTCGGACGAGGCGCATCCCGGCCTGGCCTTCCCCGACGACATCCCGGCCGAGTTCGGCTTCCTGCGCGGCAAGGCCATGGGCGACCTCCTGCCCGCCGAAGCCCTGGGCAGCCGCATGGCCATGACCCAGCGCGGCATCCCCCTGGTGGAGGCACGCCTGGGCACGTGCGGCGAGCACGAGTGCGGCAGGCTCATGGCCCTCTTGGAGCTGTCCACGCTGTTCACGGGCTGGCTCATGTCCATCGACCCCCTGGACCAGCCCGCCGTTGAGCTGGGCAAGCGCCTGGCCAAGGCCCGCCTGGG
- a CDS encoding pyridoxal phosphate-dependent aminotransferase: MRTSLKLSRIQPSATLAMNAKAQELKAQGKAVISLAVGEPDFPTPEHVKDAAKAALDANFTRYTPVPGIPDLRDAVGGYFGRFYGVTPPREAVIVSNGGKQVLYNLFTALLNPGEEVLIPAPYWVSYPDMVLLAGGTPVPVPTEPEDDFLVSVEALDKARTPGTRILVLNSPSNPTGCCYSKAQLDAIMEWAVSRNVFVVSDEIYDQLVYAPAEPASCIGWWEKHPENVAVVNGLAKSFAMTGWRIGYGVAHPDLVKALSKIQGQSTSNVCSFAQKGAVAALTGGFEYVEMMRGNFKRRRDLAMKIVSSWPGVKCPNPGGAFYLFPDVSACYSEKTPDSATLCTRILEEALVALVPGSAFGDDRCIRFSYAVDDDTLTRALEAVGKVLKG, translated from the coding sequence ATGCGCACTTCCCTCAAACTGTCCCGTATCCAGCCCTCGGCCACCCTTGCCATGAACGCCAAGGCCCAGGAGCTTAAAGCCCAGGGCAAGGCGGTCATCAGCCTGGCCGTGGGCGAACCCGACTTCCCCACGCCCGAGCACGTCAAGGACGCCGCGAAAGCCGCCCTGGACGCCAATTTCACCCGCTACACCCCCGTGCCCGGCATCCCGGACCTGCGCGACGCCGTGGGCGGCTACTTCGGGCGCTTCTACGGAGTGACCCCTCCGCGTGAGGCGGTGATCGTGTCCAACGGCGGCAAGCAGGTGCTCTACAACCTGTTCACGGCGCTCTTGAACCCCGGCGAAGAGGTGCTTATCCCCGCGCCCTACTGGGTGAGCTACCCGGACATGGTGCTCCTGGCCGGCGGCACTCCCGTGCCCGTGCCCACCGAGCCCGAGGACGACTTCCTGGTGTCGGTGGAGGCTCTGGACAAGGCCCGCACCCCGGGCACGCGCATCCTGGTGCTCAACTCGCCCTCCAACCCCACGGGCTGCTGCTACTCCAAGGCGCAGCTGGACGCCATCATGGAATGGGCGGTGTCGCGAAACGTGTTCGTGGTTTCCGACGAAATCTACGACCAGCTGGTGTACGCCCCGGCCGAACCCGCCTCGTGCATCGGCTGGTGGGAGAAGCACCCCGAGAACGTGGCCGTGGTCAACGGCCTGGCCAAGAGCTTCGCCATGACCGGCTGGCGCATCGGCTACGGCGTGGCCCATCCGGACTTGGTGAAGGCCCTGTCCAAGATCCAGGGGCAGTCCACGTCCAACGTGTGCTCCTTCGCCCAGAAGGGCGCGGTGGCCGCGCTTACCGGCGGCTTCGAATACGTGGAGATGATGCGCGGGAACTTCAAGCGCCGCCGCGACCTGGCCATGAAGATCGTGTCCTCCTGGCCGGGGGTCAAGTGCCCCAACCCGGGCGGAGCCTTCTACCTGTTCCCGGACGTCTCCGCCTGCTACAGCGAGAAGACTCCGGATTCGGCCACGCTGTGCACCCGCATTCTGGAGGAAGCCCTGGTGGCCCTGGTGCCGGGGAGCGCCTTCGGCGACGACCGCTGCATCCGCTTCTCCTATGCGGTGGACGACGACACCCTGACCCGGGCGCTTGAGGCCGTGGGCAAGGTGCTCAAGGGGTAG